Proteins encoded by one window of Arachis hypogaea cultivar Tifrunner chromosome 1, arahy.Tifrunner.gnm2.J5K5, whole genome shotgun sequence:
- the LOC112803686 gene encoding uncharacterized protein — MATTTSRTLLKEMLHLSSTLPFSFSLRLRALPSLSLSSSHLNLNLQFRRSCPSTPFTPIRCVSSSGPGDGGNKVSSRLSQVHQLLQEAEERALSADTGPTPKITLDHVTVSYARSGGPGGQNVNKVNTKVDMRFNVKNAYWLSDRIRERIMQMEKNRINKDGELVISSTRTRTQKGNIEDALAKLQEIIDAAAYVPPPPSEEQKKKIAKMAAIGEQKRLKSKKVLSDKKAFRRSKNSWD; from the exons ATGGCTACCACCACCAGTAGAACCCTGCTGAAGGAGATGCTGCACCTCTCTTCCACGcttcctttctctttttctcttcgtCTTCGTGCTCTTCCATCTCTATCACTCTCTTCATCTCACCTTAACTTGAACCTTCAGTTTCGGCGCTCTTGCCCTTCCACTCCCTTCACTCCAATTCGATGCGTTTCTTCTTCGGGTCCCGGCGATGGCGGAAACAAGGTATCTTCTCGTCTCTCTCAGGTTCACCAGCTTCTCCAAGAAGCTGAAGAACGAGCTCTCTCAGCTGACACTGGTCCCACTCCTAAAATCACCTTAG ATCATGTTACGGTGAGCTATGCCAGAAGTGGTGGACCTGGGGGTCAAAATGTGAATAAAG TGAACACCAAGGTGGACATGCGATTCAATGTTAAAAATGCATATTGGCTAAGTGACAGGATCAGGGAGAGAATTATGCAAATG GAAAAAAACCGAATTAATAAGGATGGGGAGCTTGTGATTTCTTCCACAAGAACTAGAACCCAGAA gGGTAACATTGAGGATGCTTTGGCAAAACTTCAG GAAATCATTGATGCAGCAGCATATGTCCCACCACCTCCCTCTgaagagcaaaagaagaaaattgCGAAGAT GGCTGCAATAGGAGAGCAGAAACGCCTCAAAAGCAAGAAGGTGCTTTCAGACAAGAAAGCGTTCAGAAGAAGCAAAAATAGTTGGGACTAA
- the LOC112803711 gene encoding uncharacterized protein produces the protein MKLVWCPERASKAYIDTVQSVSTLKRESGVAELVSAMAAGWNAQLIVETWSQGGLIPTSIGLAIASRHTGGRHVCIVPDETSGLEYGERMSEAGVRRPETLVGEVEEVMEGLEGIDFLVVDSRRGDFARVLRLAKLSAQGAVMVRKNANASSSSSKPTFKWRGVVDEGGSRRRVVRSVFLPVGKGLDIAHVSGVGGGRGGADGKRWIKHVDRRSGDVHVIRR, from the coding sequence ATGAAACTAGTATGGTGTCCGGAGAGAGCATCGAAAGCGTACATCGACACAGTACAATCCGTAAGCACGCTAAAACGGGAATCCGGCGTGGCGGAGCTAGTGTCAGCCATGGCAGCGGGGTGGAACGCGCAGCTGATCGTGGAAACATGGTCGCAAGGAGGCTTGATCCCAACCAGCATAGGATTGGCCATCGCAAGCCGTCACACGGGCGGTAGACACGTGTGCATAGTCCCGGACGAGACGTCGGGATTAGAGTACGGTGAAAGGATGAGCGAAGCCGGAGTTAGGAGGCCGGAGACACTGGTAGGAGAGGTGGAAGAGGTTATGGAAGGTTTAGAAGGAATTGACTTCTTGGTCGTGGATTCGAGGCGCGGCGACTTCGCCAGGGTTTTAAGACTGGCCAAGTTGAGCGCCCAAGGGGCCGTTATGGTCCGAAAGAACGCCAACGCCAGTTCAAGTTCTTCGAAGCCCACGTTTAAGTGGAGGGGAGTGGTGGATGAAGGAGGATCCAGAAGACGCGTTGTACGGTCGGTGTTTCTTCCGGTTGGGAAGGGGCTTGACATAGCACATGTTTCCGGTGTCGGTGGTGGTCGTGGTGGTGCTGATGGGAAGAGGTGGATTAAGCATGTTGATCGGAGATCTGGGGATGTTCACGTTATTAGACGATGA